From a region of the Mauremys mutica isolate MM-2020 ecotype Southern chromosome 12, ASM2049712v1, whole genome shotgun sequence genome:
- the LOC123345167 gene encoding olfactory receptor 14A16-like, which yields MSNQTAVTEFLLLGFSDIQELQILHFVVFLLLYLISLLGNLLIIAAIALDRNLHTPMYFFLMNLSILDLGSVSVTIPKSMANSLMNTRWISYSGCVAQVFLFAFFASADYAILTVMAYDRYVAICQPLHYETVMNRRACVQMAASAWISVILYSAVHTGNTFAISFCGGNMVDQFFCEIPQLLKLACSGSDLSELGFLIFSLFLWLSCFVFIILSYVQIFTTVVRIPSEQGRHKAFSTCLPHLIVVSLFLCTAIFAYLKPISSSPSVQNLLVAVLYSVLPPMMNPIIYSMRNKELKDALNKLIGWRLFIRN from the coding sequence atgtccaaccaaaccgCTGTaaccgagttccttctcctgggattctctgacattCAGGAACTTCAGATTTtacactttgtggtgtttctacTGCTTTACCTGATATCCCTGCTGGGGAACCTTCTCATTATCGCAGCCATAGCCCTCGACCGcaaccttcacacccccatgtatttcttcctcatgAATCTGTCCATCCTAGACCTAGGCTCCGTCTctgtcaccatccccaaatccatggccaattccctcatgaacaccagaTGGATTTCCTATTCTGGATGTGTTGCCCAAGTCTTTCTCTTTGCCTTCTTTGCTTCAGCAGATTATGCCATACTGACCGTCATGGCGTATGATCGATAcgtcgccatctgccaaccactgcactatgagactgtgatgaacaggagagcttgtgtccaaatggcagccagtgcctggatcagtgTTATTCTCTACTCTGCAGTGCACACTGGAAACACATTTGCAATATCCTTTTGTGGCGGCAAcatggtggatcagttcttctgtgaaatcccccagctccTTAAACTCGCCTGCTCTGGTTCAGACCTCAGTGAACTTGGGTTTCTCATTTTTAGTTTATTCTTATGGTTAAGCTGCTTTGTTTTCATAATTTTgtcatatgttcagatcttcaccaCAGTGgtgagaatcccctctgagcagggccgacataaagccttctccacctgccttcctcacctcattgtggtctccTTGTTCCTTTGTACTGCCATTTTTGCATACCTGAAACCCATCTCCAGCTCTCCATCAGTTCAGAatctcttggtggctgttctctattctgtGTTGCCACCAATGATGAATCCGATCATCTatagcatgaggaacaaggagctCAAAGATGCCCTGAATAAACTGATAGGTTGGAGGTTATTTATTAGGAATTAA